From one Nocardioides yefusunii genomic stretch:
- a CDS encoding MFS transporter, protein MPSSPDERVDRRLVRTFFVTQTLGYLALFTVMPVVLAPMASDLGVDRTQVAVASTLSTLVGAAAAFPMGRLLDRSGGRTTMTVGALIAACGVFGWASADSLGVLYASFLAIGLGQAMSTYDTAFAVIVATVGAQARQKAIVAVTMVAGIATYGLTPLFGWIEQSWDWRTAVATLGVALLCVVAPGHVWAVPGRSLHRERNTQRTGGGLRAVLRERDFWLVTFAFTAQTAATTALMSLLVTHLRDAGMTAMLAAWMPVVVGVSQVVSRLALQGSNAVLARVCVAAFVAQAAGMLLLSQVGAQAIWVVLCVSAAGVGSGIGVIARPVVLADTFGTLQFASVLAVLAVPVATARAFSPLIAAWLDDGRFLVLFGMLSLVAAAAMVPAARRSRTAG, encoded by the coding sequence ATGCCGTCCTCCCCCGACGAGCGCGTCGACCGGCGTCTCGTCCGCACGTTCTTCGTCACCCAGACCCTCGGTTACCTGGCTCTCTTCACCGTGATGCCGGTGGTGCTCGCCCCGATGGCCTCCGACCTCGGCGTCGACCGCACCCAGGTCGCGGTGGCGAGCACACTCTCGACGCTGGTCGGCGCAGCGGCAGCGTTCCCGATGGGGCGACTCCTGGACCGTTCCGGCGGGCGGACGACGATGACGGTCGGCGCGCTCATCGCGGCGTGCGGAGTGTTCGGGTGGGCGTCGGCCGACTCTCTCGGGGTGCTCTATGCGTCGTTCCTGGCGATCGGCCTGGGGCAGGCGATGAGCACCTACGACACGGCGTTCGCGGTGATCGTGGCGACGGTCGGCGCCCAGGCGCGACAGAAGGCGATCGTCGCGGTGACGATGGTCGCCGGCATCGCCACCTACGGCCTGACGCCGCTGTTCGGGTGGATCGAGCAGTCGTGGGACTGGCGGACCGCGGTGGCGACGCTGGGGGTGGCATTGCTCTGCGTCGTCGCCCCCGGGCACGTGTGGGCCGTCCCGGGCAGGTCACTGCACCGCGAACGCAACACCCAGCGCACCGGAGGCGGCCTGCGTGCCGTGCTGCGCGAACGCGACTTCTGGCTGGTGACGTTCGCCTTCACCGCTCAGACGGCCGCGACCACGGCGTTGATGTCGTTGCTGGTCACACACCTGCGTGACGCCGGGATGACGGCGATGCTCGCCGCCTGGATGCCGGTGGTGGTGGGCGTCTCCCAGGTGGTCTCCCGGCTCGCCCTGCAGGGGTCGAACGCGGTGCTGGCGAGGGTCTGCGTGGCGGCGTTCGTCGCGCAGGCCGCAGGAATGCTGCTGCTCTCCCAGGTGGGCGCGCAGGCGATCTGGGTGGTGCTCTGCGTGAGCGCTGCTGGCGTGGGATCGGGGATCGGCGTGATCGCCCGCCCGGTGGTGCTGGCCGACACCTTCGGGACACTGCAGTTCGCCTCGGTGCTGGCGGTGCTGGCCGTCCCGGTCGCGACCGCGCGAGCGTTCTCGCCGCTGATCGCGGCCTGGCTCGACGACGGTCGCTTCCTGGTCCTCTTCGGGATGCTGTCGCTGGTCGCGGCGGCGGCCATGGTTCCGGCCGCGCGCCGCTCCCGTACGGCTGGCTGA
- the bluB gene encoding 5,6-dimethylbenzimidazole synthase: MELYEAIARRRDTRAEFTGRPLDDDVLTRILTAAHMAPSVGMTQPWSFTLVRNPATLDAFHAHVMEERQVFADELSGERAETFAKIKIEGIVESGLGIVVGYDPTTAGEQVLGRHAIADAGLYSAVLAIQNLWLAATAEGVGVGWVSFYREPFLSELVGLPDHVRPIAWLCVGEVENLPDVPDLERFGWRGRSPLETVLHTERYGA, translated from the coding sequence ATGGAGCTCTACGAAGCCATTGCCCGACGCCGCGACACCCGCGCCGAGTTCACCGGACGTCCCCTCGACGACGACGTCCTGACCCGCATCCTCACCGCGGCGCACATGGCGCCGAGTGTCGGGATGACGCAGCCGTGGTCGTTCACGCTCGTGCGCAACCCCGCCACTCTGGACGCCTTCCACGCCCACGTCATGGAGGAACGTCAGGTCTTCGCCGACGAACTCTCCGGTGAGCGCGCCGAGACGTTCGCCAAGATCAAGATCGAGGGCATCGTCGAGTCCGGCCTCGGGATCGTCGTCGGCTACGACCCCACCACCGCTGGTGAGCAGGTGCTCGGACGCCACGCGATCGCCGACGCCGGCCTCTACTCCGCGGTCCTCGCGATCCAGAACCTCTGGCTCGCCGCCACTGCCGAGGGTGTCGGGGTGGGCTGGGTCAGCTTCTACCGGGAACCGTTCCTGTCCGAGCTCGTCGGTCTGCCCGACCACGTCCGCCCGATCGCGTGGCTCTGCGTCGGCGAGGTCGAGAACCTGCCCGACGTGCCTGACCTGGAACGCTTCGGGTGGCGTGGGCGGTCGCCGCTCGAGACGGTCCTGCACACGGAGCGCTACGGCGCCTGA
- a CDS encoding winged helix-turn-helix domain-containing protein — translation MSTATFGGEDSRYVLRVDLPARSPVDVGLRVDHLLRRFTDELAEALPGLQPSVERILLPAAAGPSAPLPRSRPEIPVLAIDVDARRVFVGDRLVQLAHKEFEILRQLVARPGEVVTREEIVAGFGDGSRPAPRTVDVHVHRIRAKLELCGDCISTVRGNGYRFNESSSVVVS, via the coding sequence ATGAGTACTGCAACGTTCGGCGGCGAGGACAGCCGCTACGTCCTCCGTGTCGACCTGCCGGCTCGTTCCCCCGTCGACGTCGGACTGCGCGTGGACCACCTGTTGCGCCGCTTCACTGACGAGTTGGCCGAGGCGCTCCCCGGCCTGCAGCCCAGCGTGGAGCGGATCCTGCTCCCGGCCGCTGCCGGCCCGTCGGCCCCACTCCCGCGGAGCAGGCCGGAGATCCCCGTCCTTGCCATCGACGTCGACGCCCGTCGGGTCTTCGTCGGGGACCGGCTCGTGCAGCTCGCGCACAAGGAGTTCGAGATCCTGCGCCAACTCGTCGCGCGACCCGGTGAGGTCGTCACGCGGGAGGAGATCGTGGCCGGTTTCGGTGACGGTTCCAGGCCTGCTCCTCGCACCGTCGATGTCCACGTCCACCGGATCCGGGCCAAGCTCGAACTCTGCGGAGACTGCATCTCGACGGTCCGGGGGAACGGCTACCGGTTCAACGAGTCGTCCTCGGTCGTCGTCTCCTGA
- a CDS encoding glutathione peroxidase gives MTTVFDFTATAINGTPTDLGDHRGKVLLVVNTASQCGFTPQFTGLQQLQDDYAERGFSVLGFPCDQFRHQDPGTDEEIAEFCTGHFGVTFPMFSKVDVNGENAHPIYQWLREQKSGVLGNKIKWNFTKFLIGKDGAVIKRYAPTTKPEAIAADVEAALNA, from the coding sequence GTGACCACTGTCTTCGACTTCACCGCCACTGCCATCAACGGCACGCCCACCGATCTCGGCGACCACCGCGGCAAGGTGCTGCTCGTCGTCAACACTGCCAGCCAGTGTGGTTTCACGCCGCAGTTCACCGGCCTCCAGCAGCTCCAGGACGACTACGCCGAGCGCGGATTCAGCGTGCTGGGCTTCCCCTGCGACCAGTTCCGCCACCAGGACCCGGGCACCGACGAGGAGATCGCAGAGTTCTGCACCGGCCACTTCGGTGTCACGTTCCCGATGTTCTCCAAGGTCGACGTGAACGGCGAGAACGCCCACCCGATCTACCAGTGGCTGCGCGAGCAGAAATCAGGCGTGCTGGGCAACAAGATCAAGTGGAACTTCACCAAGTTCCTGATCGGCAAGGACGGCGCCGTGATCAAGCGCTACGCCCCCACCACCAAGCCCGAGGCGATCGCTGCCGACGTCGAGGCCGCACTCAACGCCTGA
- a CDS encoding GNAT family N-acetyltransferase: MSDVTVKDNPAENRYEVLVDGELAGFADYRLLLDENRIDFIHTEVFEQFGGQGLAGKLAKGSLDEVRTRGLAVRPYCPFYKGWIQKHPEYVDLVPEDQREKFELV; this comes from the coding sequence ATGAGTGACGTGACCGTGAAGGACAACCCGGCCGAGAACCGTTACGAGGTGCTCGTCGACGGCGAGCTGGCCGGTTTCGCCGACTACCGCCTGCTGTTGGACGAGAACCGCATCGACTTCATCCACACCGAGGTCTTCGAACAGTTCGGTGGCCAGGGGCTGGCCGGCAAGCTGGCCAAGGGTTCGCTCGACGAGGTCCGCACCCGCGGTCTGGCCGTGCGCCCCTACTGCCCGTTCTACAAGGGCTGGATCCAGAAGCACCCCGAGTACGTCGACCTCGTGCCCGAGGACCAGCGCGAGAAGTTCGAGCTCGTCTGA
- a CDS encoding MMPL family transporter yields the protein MSRSGTTAGTTALTRAVTSRRYAWLFALLPLLLAGAFIGMVGEADRPTGVTDNLPAGFDSTEAAVLQAEISDGEASAAITLWTADNGTLSDDQLAELKVLAGDNAPFVVAEDAAAAYTIAPVQAATSEENRGKVADLRTKIAEEAPNGVTAALTGPAAFKADFGEVFAGADVKLLAATAGIVAVLLIVTYRSPVLWIIPLAVVGVADRFAALAATHVMKNFDGLAWDPSVVGILSVLVFGAGTNYALLLISRYRDELKIEDDRRLAMARALHATTESVVFAASTVVLGTLTLTLSVMPTTRGLGVACAVGVVVAAFFALVSLPAALSCFGRWIFWPRTPRRGDELLIESTGFWHKVGLAVDKRPKSFVVGTLVLLAVLSAGLLDMRTGLRQADQFLETPDAVVVSETLAEHFPAGTADPLQVLTKADPEAVATAVTGVDGVIRAEQRGGRDGTSQVNVVLGVNPGTPESTQAVKDVRDALEQFDDTYVTGGDANVIDETDAANHDRLRILPAVVLLVLIGLGLLLRSIVAPIILVATVVATYGAALGTSWWIFRFVFDFPAVHQQVPLTAFLFLVALGVDYNIFLITRARQEARTFGHRQGMLRALTATGGVITSAGILLAAVFAVLGVLPLVMLAQIGTIICVGVLLDTLVVRTVLVPAIAITLGEKFWWPRRPAHLDAAPKSSEGSRDVDVAPTVEA from the coding sequence ATGTCCCGATCCGGCACAACAGCCGGCACCACAGCCCTGACCCGAGCCGTCACATCCCGACGGTACGCATGGCTGTTCGCCCTTCTCCCGCTCCTCCTCGCCGGCGCATTCATCGGGATGGTCGGCGAGGCCGACCGGCCCACCGGCGTCACCGACAACCTGCCCGCCGGGTTCGACTCGACCGAGGCAGCCGTCCTCCAGGCCGAGATCTCCGACGGTGAAGCCAGCGCGGCCATCACACTGTGGACCGCCGACAACGGCACGCTCAGCGACGACCAGCTCGCCGAACTCAAGGTGCTGGCCGGCGATAACGCCCCGTTCGTCGTCGCCGAGGACGCCGCTGCGGCCTACACGATCGCGCCCGTCCAGGCCGCGACGTCGGAGGAGAACCGCGGCAAGGTCGCCGACCTGCGCACCAAGATCGCCGAGGAGGCACCCAACGGTGTCACCGCCGCGCTCACCGGCCCCGCAGCGTTCAAGGCCGACTTCGGTGAGGTCTTCGCCGGCGCCGACGTGAAGCTCCTCGCGGCCACCGCCGGCATCGTCGCGGTCCTGCTGATCGTCACCTACCGCAGCCCCGTGCTCTGGATCATCCCGCTCGCCGTCGTCGGCGTCGCGGACCGGTTCGCCGCCCTGGCCGCGACCCACGTCATGAAGAACTTCGACGGCCTCGCCTGGGACCCGTCGGTGGTGGGCATCCTCTCGGTGCTCGTCTTCGGCGCCGGCACCAACTACGCGTTGCTGCTGATCTCGCGCTACCGCGACGAACTGAAGATCGAGGACGACCGCCGTCTGGCGATGGCTCGGGCCCTGCACGCCACCACCGAGTCGGTCGTCTTCGCCGCCTCGACCGTGGTCCTGGGCACGCTCACCCTGACCCTGTCGGTGATGCCCACGACCCGCGGCCTCGGTGTGGCCTGTGCGGTCGGCGTCGTCGTGGCGGCGTTCTTCGCACTCGTCTCCCTGCCCGCCGCACTCTCCTGCTTCGGCCGCTGGATCTTCTGGCCCAGGACCCCGCGCCGGGGCGACGAGCTGCTGATCGAGTCGACCGGCTTCTGGCACAAGGTCGGCCTGGCCGTCGACAAGCGCCCCAAGTCGTTCGTGGTCGGCACCCTGGTGCTGCTCGCCGTCCTCTCCGCCGGCCTGCTCGACATGAGGACCGGCCTGCGTCAGGCCGACCAGTTCCTGGAGACGCCCGACGCCGTCGTCGTCTCCGAGACGCTCGCCGAACACTTCCCGGCCGGCACCGCCGACCCGCTGCAGGTGCTCACCAAGGCCGATCCCGAGGCCGTGGCCACTGCCGTGACCGGGGTGGACGGCGTGATCCGGGCCGAGCAGCGCGGAGGCCGTGACGGGACCAGCCAGGTCAACGTCGTCCTCGGTGTGAACCCCGGAACCCCGGAGAGCACCCAGGCCGTCAAGGACGTCCGCGACGCCCTGGAGCAGTTCGACGACACCTACGTCACCGGTGGCGACGCCAACGTCATCGACGAGACCGACGCCGCCAACCACGACCGCCTGCGGATCCTGCCGGCCGTCGTCCTGCTGGTCCTGATCGGTCTGGGTCTGCTGCTGCGCTCGATCGTCGCGCCGATCATCCTGGTCGCCACCGTGGTGGCCACCTACGGTGCGGCACTCGGCACGTCGTGGTGGATCTTCCGGTTCGTCTTCGACTTCCCGGCCGTCCACCAGCAGGTGCCCTTGACGGCGTTCCTGTTCCTGGTGGCGCTCGGGGTCGACTACAACATCTTCCTGATCACCCGCGCCCGTCAGGAGGCCCGCACCTTCGGGCACCGTCAGGGCATGCTGCGTGCGCTCACCGCCACCGGCGGCGTGATCACCAGCGCCGGCATCCTGCTCGCGGCCGTCTTCGCGGTCCTGGGTGTGCTGCCGCTGGTGATGCTGGCCCAGATCGGCACGATCATCTGCGTGGGTGTCCTGCTCGACACCCTCGTGGTGCGCACCGTGCTGGTGCCCGCGATCGCGATCACCCTGGGCGAGAAGTTCTGGTGGCCGCGTCGTCCGGCCCACCTGGACGCTGCACCGAAGTCGTCGGAGGGGTCGCGCGACGTCGACGTCGCACCTACGGTGGAGGCATGA
- a CDS encoding MarR family winged helix-turn-helix transcriptional regulator translates to MTPPSPTRAAFVDSDVASSLGSDIEQSVRLVRELTKLGVRLKNVASRHTGLSPADISALSILVKDVVGPADLARQLDVSTAAATGIVDRLAARGLVERHAIPDDRRRTALHITESGRAEHAHYLQRMADGLRELDRQFSDAERDVIERYLTGAVAAIADAVDEYGQDPSEDA, encoded by the coding sequence ATGACCCCTCCCTCCCCCACGCGGGCCGCTTTCGTGGATTCCGACGTCGCGTCCTCCCTGGGCTCCGACATCGAGCAGTCGGTCCGGCTGGTGCGGGAGCTCACGAAGCTGGGGGTCAGGCTCAAGAACGTCGCCTCACGCCACACCGGTCTGAGCCCGGCCGACATCTCTGCGCTCTCCATCCTGGTCAAGGACGTCGTGGGGCCGGCCGACCTGGCGCGCCAGCTCGACGTCTCGACGGCTGCGGCCACCGGCATCGTCGACAGGCTCGCTGCACGTGGCCTCGTCGAGCGGCACGCGATCCCCGACGACCGTCGTCGTACCGCGCTGCACATCACCGAGTCCGGACGCGCCGAGCACGCGCACTACCTGCAGCGGATGGCGGACGGCCTGCGCGAGCTGGACCGTCAGTTCTCCGACGCCGAACGCGACGTCATCGAGCGCTACCTGACCGGTGCGGTCGCTGCGATCGCCGACGCCGTCGACGAGTACGGGCAGGACCCCTCCGAGGACGCCTGA
- the ppgK gene encoding polyphosphate--glucose phosphotransferase, whose amino-acid sequence MSPQFTSKATGARDDVRIGIDFGGTGIKGAAVDLATGELAGPKRRLDTPRVSTPDAVLAVFREVLEFNPRVDGPVGITVPGIVADGVIGRAPNIHPDWVGLDAAAFLTEGLQREVSLINDADAAALAEHRYGAAAGRNGTVLVTTLGTGIGAGLLRDGVLVPNVEVGHIPMHGTEAEKWASTSARELVNLSWTQWAERLTEVYGLFERIFTPDLIVVGGGVSKAHEKFLPHVEVTTEIVPATLRNRAGIVGCALLTTF is encoded by the coding sequence ATGAGTCCGCAGTTCACGTCCAAGGCCACCGGCGCCCGCGACGACGTCCGGATCGGCATCGACTTCGGCGGCACCGGGATCAAGGGCGCCGCCGTCGACCTCGCCACCGGTGAACTGGCCGGCCCCAAGCGCCGCCTCGACACGCCCCGGGTCTCCACGCCCGACGCCGTCCTCGCCGTCTTCCGCGAGGTCCTGGAGTTCAACCCCCGCGTCGACGGGCCCGTCGGGATCACCGTCCCCGGCATCGTCGCCGACGGCGTGATCGGGCGCGCCCCCAACATCCACCCCGACTGGGTCGGGCTCGACGCCGCCGCCTTCCTCACCGAGGGCCTGCAGCGCGAGGTCTCCCTGATCAACGACGCCGACGCCGCCGCGCTCGCCGAGCACCGCTACGGCGCTGCCGCCGGACGGAACGGGACGGTGCTGGTCACGACGCTCGGCACCGGGATCGGCGCAGGCCTGCTGCGCGACGGGGTGCTGGTGCCCAACGTCGAGGTCGGGCACATCCCGATGCACGGCACCGAGGCCGAGAAGTGGGCCTCCACCAGCGCACGGGAGCTCGTCAACCTCTCCTGGACCCAGTGGGCCGAACGGCTCACCGAGGTCTACGGCCTGTTCGAGCGGATCTTCACGCCCGACCTGATCGTCGTCGGCGGAGGCGTCTCGAAGGCGCACGAGAAGTTCCTGCCGCACGTCGAGGTGACCACCGAGATCGTTCCGGCGACACTGCGCAACCGTGCCGGGATCGTCGGCTGTGCGCTCCTGACGACGTTCTGA
- a CDS encoding methionine/alanine import family NSS transporter small subunit, with protein sequence MSAESIAMMVFSIAVLWGGLAAAVVHLGRATPEGPALDVHHVDPDAVRDHTL encoded by the coding sequence ATGAGCGCCGAATCCATCGCCATGATGGTCTTCTCCATCGCGGTCCTGTGGGGCGGTCTGGCCGCCGCCGTCGTGCACCTGGGCCGCGCCACTCCCGAGGGCCCCGCGCTGGACGTCCACCACGTCGACCCGGACGCCGTGCGCGACCACACCCTCTGA